The sequence AGAGAAAATTTTGGTGCTAGCCACAACCACCGTAGTACTCGCCGGCGAAGCCAGATATCTATACCAGAGTTCGGAGTAGCTCGACACTTCGGGCTTAAACTATCCACCAAATCAAACAAAGTAGTAATTGTACAACTGTCGTGTCCtcctttctttatcttttttgcTGATATTGAAAGAATATATTTCTTGATGAATATAGTTTacaatacaattatatatatagttgtacATCTATAAATGAGAAGATAAGGCTAAACTTCTAACAGTAGTTATCCTGTACAATAATAATccataagaatttaaataattaattgtcACTTATCACTCCCCCTCAAGCGATGCACAATCTGGAAGAATGCAGAGCTTGTCGCGTAGGAACAACAATCTTGGTGAAGAAAGTGCCTTGGTCAATAAATCAGCAAGTTGATATTGAGTAGGGACGTATTGAACCTGAAGAACACTTGCGGCAACCTTTTCATGAACAAAGTGAATATCAATTTCAACATGCTTGGTACGAGCGTGCTGAACAGGATTGAGTGCCAGATAAATACTGCTAATATGTCACAAAAAATTATAGAGAAAGAAGGAGAAATATGAAGTTCGCTTAGAAACGAATGTAACcacattatttcagtagttgCATAAGCAACTGCTCTGTATTCAGCCTCGACACTTGATCGAGAAACAACATTTTGTTTCTTAGAAGACCAAGAAATAAGATTTTAACCAAGAAAGATGCAGtatgctgaagtagatcgacGAGTGGCAGGGCAACCAGCCCAGTTTGCATCGCTGTAACATTGTAAGCCGTTAGTAGAGCCACCAGGAATAAATAACCCATGATCCACAGAACCTTGCAAATATCGCAGAATTCTTTTGACGACAGTATAATGAATGGCCAAAGGAGAATGCATAAATTGAGATACTTGATTAACAGCAAAAACGATGTCTGGACGGATAAAAGTTAAGTACTGGAGACCACCAACAAGGCTTCGGTAAAGTGTTGGATcagaaaaagaaggagaatctTCGGAATGAAGTAGAGACTTAGGAGAAAGAGGAGTTGAAACCGATTTTGAAGATAACAAATTTACACGACTAAGGAGGTCTTTTACATACTTGGACTGACAAAGAAAATAACCTCCATTGCGAGCAACTATAGAAATACCAAGAAAATAAGTAACTAAACCTAAATCATTCATGGAAAATTCAGATTTAAGAGTTTGAATTAAAGACTTAAGTAAAGAATTAGAAGAAGCAGTAAGgagaatatcatcaacatagagaAGAAGAATAGCCATGTCAGAATTATGTTTGTAAATGAAAAGAGATGGATCAGACATACTATTTTTAAATCCATTTTGTAAAATAAAGGAAGTGAACTTATGAAACTATGCTCGAGGAGCTTGTTTTAAGCCATAAATAGCTTTGTTCAATCGACAAACATGATGAGGGAATTGTGGATGAACAAAGCCAGTAGGCTGCTTCATGTATACCAGTTCGTCAAGATTGCCATGTAAAAAGGAATTCTTAACGTCTAATTGATGGACAAACCATTTCTTAGATGCCGCAAGGGCTAAAATAGTGCGAATGGTGACTGGTTTCACCACTAGACTAAACGTTTGATCATAGTCTAGTCCTTGTTGTTGTTTGTAGCCTTGGGCTACAAGACGAGCCTTAAAACGCTCTAGAGAACcatcagatttttgttttataCGATATACCCAACGACAACCAATAATGTTGGCATGCGAAGGAGGTGGAACTAATGTTCGGGTGCGATTAGCCATAAGAGCATTGTATTCGTCGGCCATAGCACGTCTCCAATTAGGAAACTTAGAAGCTTCCATAAAAGATGAAGGTTCAGATGAAAGTATGGAGGAATAAGAAAGAAGAGAAGCAAGGACTCGAGGATTGAGAGACCTAGTTTGCTTACGGGTAATCATGGGATGAGTTTTTGAATTAGACGGTAAGGTTGGTATTTGATCTTGAGAAGTAGAATTAAGAGGTAAATAAGTGTGAGGACTAACATTTGGAGAGGAATATGGGATGTCTTGTTAACCAGCTATTAATGTGGAGGTTGGAGTTTGGTGTCCAGTAGGTGGAGGAAAATTAGAATGAATTTGAGGTGGCTGACGAGATATAGGAGAAGAATTTTCAGCATTATTAGGAGATAAAAAACGTGTACTCCTTTGAAAATTAATGTCCTGAAAATTTGGAGATGCCATTGAAAATAAAGGAGGAGCAAAATTAATCGAAGAGGGAAGTTTAAATAGACTAGAAGGGCTAGCTTGCGATGAAGTTGAGCCAAGAAGATAAGGATAAGGAAAGAAATCCTCGTTGAACCGAACATGCCTAGAGATAAATACTTTGTTAGTTGTAGGATCAAAACATCTATATCCTTTGTAGTTGGAAGGATAACCAAGAAAAATGCAATGTTTTGAACGAGGACTCAACTTATTAGAAGAATATTCACGTAAATTGGGATAACATGAACAACCAAAAGCACGTAGATGATCGTAGTTAGGAACCTTTGcaaatagagcttcaaaaggtgTTTTAAATTGAAGTTTAGACGATGGGAGGATATTTAAAAGATGGACAGTTATGTTTAATGCTTCAACCCAAAATTGAGAGGGAAGAGAtgcttgaaataataatgaacggACCATATTTAAAATTGTGCGATGCATTCGTTCAGCTTTACCTTTTTGTTGATGAGTGTGAGGACAAGAAATACGAAACAAAACACCATTATCATTAAGAAATGAACGAAAGGCCTGGAGTTTAACAAACTCCGCAGCCCCATCACATTGAAGAGCctttaattttgtagaaaattGGGTTAAGACATAGGCATAAAATTGCTTAAacatagaaaaagtattagattTAAGCTTGAGAGGAAATACCCAAGAAAACTTTGTGAAGTCATCACGGAATAAAAGATAATATCTAAAACCAGTAAAAGATGCAACAGGGGATGTCAAAATATCACTATGAATTAATTCAaatggagatgaagaaaaagagaaagaatccATAAACGACTACTTCTGGTGCTTGCCAAGTTGACAAGCAGTACATAAATTCTCTAAACTTTTGAATGAAGAACAAGGTAATTTATTGGCCCTAACTAAACTAGCTAAAATAGCAGGGCTTGGATGTCCTAGACGATGATGACAAAGGTTTGAAGAGACACGAGCAACAGCAAGAGGAGAATGAAAAGTCGCAGCAGAATCACAGCAATGAGAAGAAATTACATAGAGTGGTCTAGAACTATTGCACCGAAGTAGGGGCTTTTTCGTCATGAGTTCCTTAATGGAAAAacaaaaaggatcaaaatccaTGGAACAACTATTGTCCGTAACAAATTTACGAACACTTAGTAAATTAGTGGAAAGACGAGGAACAACTAAAATATCTTTAAGCGTAAAAAGATTATTAGAGAAAGCAAGAGTACCATGTCCAGTGTAAGAGATAGGGAGTTGAGTGTCATTACCCACAACTACGTGATCTGAGCCATTGTATGGAGTAACAGAGGATAAATTGGAAGCATTAGAAGTCTTGTGAGAAGAGGCTCTAGTATCAACATACCACGAAGCATCACCAGGTGACGATGCTGAGTAATTGGAATTAACATCTGACACAAAGGCCTTAGAATGCAGAGATAGACAATCACAAGCACTATGATTTGGCTAATAGCAAAGTTGGCAGTATATAGTTGTATTGGTGGGTTGAGATGGAATGTAAGAAGCCGGATAGGAAAAGGGAGAAGGACCTAGGATAGAAGGAAGATGAGGACGAGGAGTAAATTGTTAAGGCACCCCATTAAAGAATCTGCCATTCCCTTGATTTTGACGACCACGACCACGATCGCCATTGGAATGACGACCATGTCCCCGACCATAGGAGGGAGAAGATTATTGCTTGGCCGCAAAGCCAGTGGTAGCATTATTCGTAGACAATTTGGAGAAAATGGTCAATTGAGATTCATGGAGAAAGAGTAAGGAGCGTGCCTCAACAAAATAAGGAAGAGGAACATGAGTGGAAATAGATGTACTCACGGACATATATTCAGAAGGTAAGCCAGAGAGTATTTGGAGGACAAGATCAGAATCAGATATAGGATTTCCAATAGAGGTAAAGGCATCAGCTATGGACGCGATGGACATATTCACTAATCGAGAGATTACCTTTCTTAAGATTATGAAACTGGACTTTGAGTTGAAGTGTTCGAGAACTAACTTGATCGCGAAATAAATGCTCAATTTGAAGCCATGCATCTCTAGAAGTGAGCGAATGATTAGGCTTGATTATTGCTTGAAGAATCTCTTGAGAAATAGCTGCTTGAATCCATGAAAGAACAATGGAATCAAGTTGAATCCAATTTTGGAAGGAAGGATTAGGGACAGAGGTACGATCATCACTCAGAGTAGTAGGCTCAGGACAAGGGAAACTTCCATCAATTAATCCGTAAACACCATGACCTTTGAAAACAGGCAAGAAAAGTTCTCTCCACAACATATAATTTGTATAGTCAAGAATAGTGGGAACCAGATTTTTAATGTTAGAGACAGAAATTGCAGAGGGAGAGGACGGAAG comes from Capsicum annuum cultivar UCD-10X-F1 chromosome 2, UCD10Xv1.1, whole genome shotgun sequence and encodes:
- the LOC107858043 gene encoding uncharacterized mitochondrial protein AtMg00810-like, whose product is MAILLLYVDDILLTASSNSLLKSLIQTLKSEFSMNDLGLVTYFLGISIVARNGGYFLCQSKYVKDLLSRVNLLSSKSVSTPLSPKSLLHSEDSPSFSDPTLYRSLVGGLQYLTFIRPDIVFAVNQVSQFMHSPLAIHYTVVKRILRYLQGSVDHGLFIPGGSTNGLQCYSDANWAGCPATRRSTSAYCIFLG